The following proteins are co-located in the Motilibacter rhizosphaerae genome:
- a CDS encoding carbohydrate ABC transporter permease → MASSAALPGRPRITLRQRLSLWDRSITAYGFIAPFFVLFFAFGLYPLLDTAWVALHRESLTASGSSWVGFDNFTWLFGNEYFRKSLLNTVTIGILSTVPQLLVALGLAHLLNMKMRGRTFFRVIMLMPYATSVAAAALVFAQIFGTDSGLLNWLLGTVGISPVAWEPGHWTSQIAVSTIVIWRWTGYNALIYLAAMQAVPGDLYEAAAIDGASKWQQFRNVTLPSLKPTILFTVVVSSIGATQLFGEPLLFSAGAGNANPLGGSSHQYQTMGLLMYQQAFTDGSLGRAAATAWTMFVIIILVTLLNTLLVSGRIRIPGLRRKGARA, encoded by the coding sequence ATGGCGAGCTCCGCTGCACTACCGGGACGCCCGCGGATCACCCTGCGGCAGCGTCTCTCCCTCTGGGACCGCTCCATCACGGCGTACGGCTTCATCGCGCCGTTCTTCGTGCTGTTCTTCGCGTTCGGGCTGTACCCGCTGCTCGACACGGCGTGGGTGGCCCTGCACAGGGAGAGCCTCACCGCGTCCGGGAGCTCGTGGGTCGGCTTCGACAACTTCACCTGGCTTTTCGGCAACGAGTACTTCCGCAAGTCCCTGCTCAACACCGTCACCATCGGCATCCTGTCGACGGTGCCGCAGCTGCTCGTCGCCCTCGGGCTCGCGCACCTGCTCAACATGAAGATGCGTGGTCGCACGTTCTTCCGCGTCATCATGCTGATGCCGTACGCCACGTCGGTGGCCGCCGCGGCGCTGGTGTTCGCGCAGATCTTCGGGACGGACAGCGGTCTGCTCAACTGGCTGCTCGGCACGGTCGGGATCTCCCCGGTCGCCTGGGAGCCCGGGCACTGGACCTCGCAGATCGCGGTGTCCACCATCGTGATCTGGCGCTGGACCGGCTACAACGCCCTCATCTACCTCGCTGCCATGCAGGCCGTCCCCGGTGACCTCTACGAGGCCGCGGCCATCGACGGCGCGAGCAAGTGGCAGCAGTTCCGCAACGTCACGCTGCCGAGCCTGAAGCCCACGATCCTGTTCACCGTCGTGGTCTCCTCGATCGGCGCGACGCAGTTGTTCGGCGAGCCGCTGCTCTTCTCGGCCGGCGCCGGCAACGCGAACCCGCTCGGCGGCAGCAGCCACCAGTACCAGACCATGGGCCTGCTCATGTACCAGCAGGCCTTCACCGACGGCTCGCTCGGCCGCGCGGCCGCGACCGCCTGGACGATGTTCGTCATCATCATCCTCGTCACCCTGCTCAACACGCTGCTCGTCAGCGGCCGGATCCGCATCCCCGGCCTGCGCCGGAAGGGAGCACGCGCATGA
- a CDS encoding ABC transporter substrate-binding protein, whose amino-acid sequence MQLNPTLRRWPAQAVTAIAAVSMLAACGGSSKSTASSDTQPASSGGAAASAAPAASSGGAAADSGEKVTLTVQTFGGFDFDTSGLYDAYMKLHPNITIKASSVAQEQNYWPALQTHLRSGSGLADVQGIEVGRIADVTQNQADKWVDLDSLGAKDVAGDYFPWKIKQASTTDGKLLALGTDIGPQAVCYRADLFKAAGIPDDRESVAKAMSTWDGYIALGKKYEAAKPKAPFVDSASSLFNAITNQGSTKFYDASGKPVFDTNPAVAKAWDYAMQAHEAGLSAKLAQFSPPWMTAIAKGGFATVACPAWMVSFIEAQGKQAASGKWDIVPEPNGSGNWGGSFLGIPTASKHQKEAYDFIKWVTGAEQQVKLFTDPGRHFPSNAKAASDPKVAAVVDPYFRGAPVGKIFADAAANIPVQPNGAKDGVIQVDLNNGIQSVEQQGKDPKKAWDEAVKTTKDALSG is encoded by the coding sequence ATGCAGCTCAACCCGACCCTGCGCCGGTGGCCGGCACAGGCGGTGACGGCCATCGCGGCCGTCTCGATGCTCGCCGCGTGCGGCGGCAGCAGCAAGAGCACCGCGAGCTCGGACACCCAGCCCGCCAGCAGCGGCGGCGCCGCGGCCAGCGCGGCTCCCGCGGCGAGCAGCGGCGGCGCCGCCGCCGACTCGGGCGAGAAGGTCACGCTCACGGTGCAGACCTTCGGCGGCTTCGACTTCGACACCAGCGGTCTGTACGACGCGTACATGAAGCTGCACCCGAACATCACCATCAAGGCCAGCTCGGTCGCGCAGGAGCAGAACTACTGGCCGGCGCTGCAGACGCACCTCCGCTCGGGCTCGGGCCTCGCCGACGTCCAGGGCATCGAGGTCGGCCGCATCGCCGACGTCACGCAGAACCAGGCCGACAAGTGGGTGGACCTCGACTCGCTCGGGGCCAAGGACGTCGCGGGCGACTACTTCCCGTGGAAGATCAAGCAGGCCAGCACGACCGACGGCAAGCTGCTCGCCCTCGGCACCGACATCGGCCCGCAGGCGGTCTGCTACCGCGCCGACCTGTTCAAGGCCGCCGGCATCCCCGACGACCGCGAGTCGGTCGCCAAGGCGATGTCCACCTGGGACGGCTACATCGCGCTGGGCAAGAAGTACGAGGCCGCCAAGCCCAAGGCCCCGTTCGTCGACAGCGCCTCCAGCCTGTTCAACGCCATCACGAACCAGGGCTCGACGAAGTTCTACGACGCCAGCGGCAAGCCGGTGTTCGACACGAACCCCGCCGTGGCGAAGGCCTGGGACTACGCGATGCAGGCCCACGAGGCCGGGCTGAGCGCGAAGCTCGCGCAGTTCTCGCCGCCGTGGATGACCGCCATCGCCAAGGGCGGCTTCGCGACCGTCGCCTGCCCCGCGTGGATGGTCTCCTTCATCGAGGCGCAGGGCAAGCAGGCCGCCAGCGGCAAGTGGGACATCGTCCCCGAGCCCAACGGCAGCGGCAACTGGGGCGGCTCGTTCCTCGGCATCCCGACGGCGAGCAAGCACCAGAAGGAGGCCTACGACTTCATCAAGTGGGTCACCGGTGCTGAGCAGCAGGTGAAGCTCTTCACCGACCCGGGCCGCCACTTCCCGAGCAACGCGAAGGCCGCGAGCGACCCGAAGGTCGCCGCTGTCGTGGACCCGTACTTCCGTGGCGCTCCCGTCGGCAAGATCTTCGCCGACGCCGCCGCGAACATCCCGGTCCAGCCGAACGGCGCGAAGGACGGCGTGATCCAGGTCGACCTGAACAACGGCATCCAGTCGGTCGAGCAGCAGGGCAAGGACCCGAAGAAGGCCTGGGACGAGGCCGTGAAGACGACGAAGGACGCCCTGAGCGGCTGA
- a CDS encoding DNA-3-methyladenine glycosylase family protein, producing the protein MTPQPRTAPLATSGARPDATGVHDPGHLLDLRAVLGPLRRGGGDPAYAVEPAVGGGLPAVWRASLLPSGVASLRLAAEHLASGTVVTAQAWGPGAEEAVARVPDLLGASDASAGFAPSHPVLAESVRRHRGWRVPRTGCVVEALVPAVLEQKVTSTEARRAWRDLVRAYGVPAPGPTPVPMWAPPAARDWCRVPSWTWHQAGVDDKRAATIVRSCAVAPALERTLALPADEAAAVLCSLPGIGPWTAAEVLQRAHGSADHVSVGDLHLPGLVGWALAAEPWADDARMLELLEPYRGARYRAVRMVELALGGGLVPPRPRRAPRYAVRDFRRI; encoded by the coding sequence GTGACCCCACAGCCCCGCACCGCGCCCCTGGCGACGTCGGGCGCGCGGCCGGACGCGACGGGCGTGCACGACCCCGGTCACCTGCTCGACCTGCGCGCGGTGCTCGGGCCGCTGCGGCGCGGCGGCGGTGACCCGGCGTACGCGGTGGAGCCCGCCGTCGGCGGCGGGCTCCCGGCGGTCTGGCGCGCCTCCCTGCTCCCCTCGGGCGTCGCCTCCCTCCGGCTGGCCGCGGAGCACCTGGCCAGCGGCACCGTCGTGACCGCGCAGGCGTGGGGGCCGGGCGCGGAGGAGGCGGTCGCCCGCGTGCCCGACCTGCTCGGCGCCAGCGACGCCTCGGCGGGGTTCGCGCCGTCCCACCCGGTGCTCGCCGAGTCGGTGCGCCGGCACCGGGGGTGGCGGGTGCCGCGCACCGGGTGCGTGGTGGAGGCGCTCGTGCCGGCGGTGCTCGAGCAGAAGGTCACCTCGACCGAGGCGCGGCGCGCCTGGCGCGACCTCGTCCGCGCGTACGGCGTCCCGGCTCCCGGCCCCACCCCCGTGCCCATGTGGGCGCCGCCCGCGGCCCGCGACTGGTGCCGCGTGCCCTCGTGGACCTGGCACCAGGCGGGCGTCGATGACAAGCGGGCCGCGACGATCGTCCGCTCCTGCGCGGTGGCGCCGGCCCTGGAGCGCACGCTGGCGCTCCCGGCCGACGAGGCGGCGGCCGTCCTGTGCAGCCTCCCCGGCATCGGCCCGTGGACCGCGGCCGAGGTGCTGCAGCGCGCCCACGGCTCCGCCGACCACGTCTCGGTCGGCGACCTGCACCTGCCGGGGCTCGTCGGCTGGGCCCTGGCCGCGGAGCCGTGGGCGGACGACGCGCGCATGCTCGAGCTGCTCGAGCCGTACCGCGGCGCCCGCTACCGCGCGGTGCGGATGGTCGAGCTGGCCCTCGGTGGCGGGCTCGTCCCGCCGCGGCCGCGACGCGCCCCGCGCTACGCCGTACGCGACTTCCGCCGCATCTGA
- a CDS encoding glycosyltransferase, with protein MDTALELPATSLRDAPPAPRQSLLVLDVVIPVFDEERDLGPCIERLHAYLRAELPFSFRITVADNASTDGTPLVAAALAAAYPEVRVQRLEEKGRGRALKAVWSESEAQVLAYMDVDLSTDLRALLPLVAPLVSGHSDVAIGTRLSRSSRVVRGAKREVVSRCYNTILRRTLAVRFSDAQCGFKAVRRDVAQRLLPLVEDPGWFFDTELLVLAQRAGLRIHEVPVDWVDDPDSRVDIVATAVADLKGVARLSRALATGSLPLARLRSELGRGPLDAGPSSVPGVPRGMAAQLIRFGGIGVLSTLAYVLLYAGLRGRLGAQAANLLALLVTAVANTAANRRLTFGVVSSEGALRQQAQGLVVFALGLALTSGSLAALAAAGTTSRGVEVAVLVLANLAATVLRFVLLRVWVFRGRRG; from the coding sequence ATGGACACCGCCCTCGAGCTCCCCGCCACCTCGCTGCGCGACGCGCCCCCCGCGCCGCGGCAGTCCCTCCTCGTCCTCGACGTCGTCATCCCCGTCTTCGACGAGGAGCGCGACCTGGGGCCGTGCATCGAGCGGCTCCACGCGTACCTCCGCGCCGAGCTGCCGTTCAGCTTCCGCATCACGGTCGCGGACAACGCCAGCACGGACGGGACGCCGCTCGTGGCGGCGGCGCTCGCCGCGGCGTACCCCGAGGTCCGGGTGCAGCGGCTGGAGGAGAAGGGCCGGGGGCGGGCGCTCAAGGCCGTCTGGTCGGAGTCCGAGGCCCAGGTCCTGGCCTACATGGACGTCGACCTCTCGACCGACCTGCGGGCCCTGCTCCCGCTCGTCGCCCCGCTCGTCAGCGGCCACAGCGACGTGGCGATCGGCACGCGGCTGTCGCGCTCGTCGCGGGTGGTGCGGGGAGCGAAGCGGGAGGTGGTCTCGCGCTGCTACAACACGATCCTGCGCCGCACGCTCGCCGTGCGCTTCAGTGACGCCCAGTGCGGGTTCAAGGCCGTGCGCCGCGACGTCGCACAGCGCCTGCTGCCGCTCGTCGAGGACCCGGGCTGGTTCTTCGACACCGAGCTGCTCGTGCTCGCCCAGCGGGCGGGCCTGCGGATCCACGAGGTGCCGGTCGACTGGGTCGACGACCCCGACAGCCGGGTCGACATCGTCGCCACCGCCGTCGCCGACCTCAAGGGAGTGGCGCGGCTGTCGCGGGCGCTCGCGACTGGGTCGCTGCCGCTGGCACGGCTGCGCTCCGAGCTCGGGCGGGGGCCGCTCGACGCGGGCCCCTCCAGCGTCCCCGGCGTCCCCCGCGGCATGGCGGCGCAGCTGATCCGCTTCGGCGGGATCGGCGTGCTGAGCACGCTGGCCTACGTGCTGCTGTACGCCGGGCTGCGCGGCAGACTCGGCGCCCAGGCCGCCAACCTGCTCGCGCTGCTCGTGACGGCGGTGGCGAACACCGCCGCGAACCGCCGGCTCACCTTCGGCGTCGTCAGCAGCGAGGGCGCGCTGCGCCAGCAGGCGCAGGGGCTGGTGGTCTTCGCCCTCGGGCTCGCGCTCACCAGCGGCTCGCTCGCCGCCCTCGCCGCTGCGGGCACGACGAGCCGGGGGGTCGAGGTCGCCGTGCTCGTGCTCGCGAACCTCGCTGCGACGGTCCTGCGGTTCGTCCTGCTCCGGGTCTGGGTCTTCCGGGGGCGGCGGGGCTGA
- a CDS encoding sensor histidine kinase has translation MPGRSLRTRLLLLLAVVTSLACLLVGSLALVAIDHSLRGNLDRQLTAQPGGGGQRHEVPPPGADPGCGTVRVPSRPNSVFACISDGTVEDARVFPAGSSFGSSGTALTRTSVFLSVPATDERRPVTRSVPGLGDYRLVAFGTPSTGVVRVIGYPLAEVTRQVHQVALDILLVSLGTVLLVVLGGAALLRRALAPLQRVAGVAARVSEMPLERGEVALGELVPARDADPRTEAGQVGSALNRLLVSMDSALNARHASEMRVRQFVADASHELRTPLAAIRGYAELTRRHRATLPEDTAYAMTRVESEAARMTSLVEDLLLLARLDSGRPLAAEPVDLTSVVVDAVSDAHAVSQDHRWELDLPDEPVEVVGDAGRLHQVVANLLSNARTHTPPGTAVEVALRREDGTCVVTVSDDGPGIPPDLLPDVFERFARGDSSRSRGAGSTGLGLAIVAAIVTAHGGAVGVGSVPGRTRFTVRLPLTPSADRPVDALLEPARRASEQPQRTAS, from the coding sequence CTGCCCGGGCGCTCGCTGCGCACCCGCCTGCTGCTCCTGCTGGCGGTCGTCACGTCGCTCGCGTGCCTGCTCGTCGGCAGCCTCGCGCTGGTCGCCATCGACCACTCGCTGCGCGGCAACCTCGACCGCCAGCTCACCGCCCAGCCCGGCGGCGGAGGGCAGCGCCACGAGGTGCCACCGCCGGGCGCCGACCCGGGGTGCGGCACGGTCCGGGTCCCGTCGCGCCCGAACTCCGTGTTCGCCTGCATCTCCGACGGCACCGTCGAGGACGCGCGGGTGTTCCCGGCAGGGTCGTCGTTCGGCTCCTCGGGGACAGCGCTGACGCGCACCTCGGTCTTCCTCAGCGTCCCCGCGACCGACGAGCGCCGGCCGGTCACCCGCTCGGTGCCCGGCCTCGGTGACTACCGGCTGGTCGCGTTCGGCACCCCCTCGACGGGCGTCGTCCGCGTGATCGGCTACCCGCTGGCCGAGGTGACCCGCCAGGTGCACCAGGTCGCCCTGGACATCCTGCTGGTCTCGCTCGGCACCGTGCTGCTCGTCGTCCTCGGGGGCGCCGCCCTGCTGCGCCGCGCCCTCGCCCCGCTGCAGCGCGTCGCCGGCGTGGCCGCGCGCGTCAGCGAGATGCCCCTCGAGCGCGGCGAGGTGGCGCTGGGCGAGCTCGTCCCGGCGCGCGACGCCGACCCGCGCACGGAGGCCGGGCAGGTGGGCTCCGCGCTGAACCGCCTGCTGGTCTCGATGGACAGCGCGCTCAACGCCCGGCACGCCAGCGAGATGCGGGTGCGGCAGTTCGTCGCCGACGCCAGCCACGAGCTGCGCACGCCGCTCGCCGCGATCCGGGGCTACGCCGAGCTGACCCGCCGGCACCGGGCGACGCTGCCGGAGGACACGGCGTACGCGATGACGCGGGTGGAGTCGGAGGCGGCCCGGATGACCTCGCTCGTCGAGGACCTCCTGCTGCTGGCGCGCCTCGACTCGGGGCGCCCGCTGGCGGCCGAGCCCGTGGACCTCACCTCGGTGGTCGTGGACGCGGTCAGCGACGCGCACGCGGTCTCGCAGGACCACCGCTGGGAGCTCGACCTGCCCGACGAGCCGGTCGAGGTCGTCGGCGACGCGGGTCGGCTGCACCAGGTGGTCGCCAACCTGCTGAGCAACGCCCGGACGCACACGCCTCCCGGCACGGCGGTGGAGGTGGCGCTGCGCCGGGAGGACGGGACGTGCGTCGTCACCGTCAGCGACGACGGGCCGGGCATCCCGCCCGACCTGCTGCCCGACGTCTTCGAGCGCTTCGCCCGCGGGGACTCCTCCCGCTCGCGGGGCGCCGGCAGCACGGGGCTCGGGCTCGCCATCGTCGCCGCGATCGTCACCGCGCACGGGGGAGCGGTCGGGGTGGGCTCGGTGCCCGGACGTACGCGCTTCACCGTGCGGCTGCCGCTGACGCCGTCGGCGGACCGCCCGGTCGACGCGCTGCTCGAGCCGGCCCGCCGGGCCTCCGAGCAGCCCCAGCGCACCGCCTCCTGA
- a CDS encoding response regulator transcription factor, with protein sequence MTIATGLRSGANDPSATEDLRRPDGSPVRVLVVDDEPTLSELLSMALRYEGWDVRSAPDGLTAVRVARAEQPDAVVLDWMLPDIDGLEVLRRLRAEAPRLPVLFLTAKDAVEDRVAGLTAGGDDYVTKPFSIEEVVARLRGLMRRSGVSVAAESPLLVVGDLTMDEDSREVRRGGDSVALTATEFELLRYLMRNPRRVLSKAQILDRVWNYDFGGQANVVELYISYLRKKIDAGREPMIHTVRGAGYVLKPAVDAGA encoded by the coding sequence ATGACGATCGCGACCGGGCTGCGCAGCGGTGCCAACGACCCCTCCGCCACCGAGGACCTCCGCCGGCCGGACGGCTCCCCGGTGCGCGTCCTCGTCGTCGACGACGAGCCGACCCTGTCCGAGCTGCTCTCCATGGCCTTGCGCTACGAGGGCTGGGACGTGCGCTCGGCGCCGGACGGGCTGACGGCGGTGCGCGTGGCCCGCGCCGAGCAGCCCGACGCGGTCGTGCTCGACTGGATGCTGCCCGACATCGACGGGCTCGAGGTGCTGCGCCGGCTGCGCGCCGAGGCGCCGCGCCTGCCGGTGCTCTTCCTCACCGCCAAGGACGCCGTCGAGGACCGGGTCGCCGGGCTGACCGCGGGCGGGGACGACTACGTCACCAAGCCGTTCAGCATCGAGGAGGTCGTCGCCCGGCTGCGCGGCCTCATGCGCCGCTCGGGGGTGAGCGTGGCGGCCGAGAGCCCGCTGCTGGTGGTCGGCGACCTCACCATGGACGAGGACAGCCGCGAGGTGCGGCGCGGCGGCGACTCCGTGGCGCTGACCGCGACGGAGTTCGAGCTGCTGCGCTACCTCATGCGCAACCCCCGCCGGGTGCTGAGCAAGGCCCAGATCCTCGACCGCGTCTGGAACTACGACTTCGGTGGCCAGGCCAACGTGGTTGAGCTCTACATCTCCTACCTGCGCAAGAAGATCGACGCTGGCCGCGAGCCCATGATCCACACCGTGCGCGGCGCGGGGTACGTGCTCAAGCCCGCCGTCGACGCCGGCGCCTGA
- the manB gene encoding mannose-1-phosphate guanylyltransferase — protein MSEAILLVGGKGTRLRPLTLNCAKPMIPTAGVPFLTHQLARLRDAGVTHVVLATSYRAETFSAHFGDGAELGLEIDYVTETEPLGTGGGIRNVADKLRSAPDEPVVIFNGDVLSGHDIAAQVAAHQERGADVTLHLVEVDDPRAFGCVVTDESGRVEAFLEKTPDPPTNRINAGCYVFKRSVIDGIPEGRPVSVERETFPGLLSSGALVLGHVDSAYWLDLGTPAAFVQGSRDLVTGRIASTAVPGPTGEKLVLPGGEVAIDAKVSGGTTVGAGAVVGRGAVVEGSVLLDGAVVEEGAVVRDSVVGAGASIGAGAVLEGVVVGEAARIGARNELLTGVRVWAGAELAEGSVRFSSDAG, from the coding sequence ATGTCCGAGGCCATCCTGCTCGTCGGCGGCAAGGGGACGCGGCTGCGCCCCCTGACGCTGAACTGCGCCAAGCCCATGATCCCGACGGCGGGCGTGCCGTTCCTCACCCACCAGCTCGCGCGGCTGCGCGACGCCGGGGTGACGCACGTCGTGCTCGCGACGTCGTACCGCGCGGAGACGTTCTCCGCGCACTTCGGCGACGGCGCCGAGCTCGGCCTGGAGATCGACTACGTCACGGAGACCGAGCCGCTCGGCACCGGCGGTGGCATCCGCAACGTCGCCGACAAGCTGCGCAGCGCCCCTGACGAGCCGGTCGTCATCTTCAACGGCGACGTGCTCTCCGGGCACGACATCGCCGCCCAGGTCGCCGCCCACCAGGAGCGCGGCGCCGACGTCACCCTCCACCTGGTCGAGGTGGACGACCCCCGCGCCTTCGGCTGCGTGGTGACCGACGAGAGCGGCCGGGTCGAGGCGTTCCTCGAGAAGACGCCCGACCCGCCCACCAACCGGATCAACGCCGGCTGCTACGTGTTCAAGCGCTCCGTCATCGACGGGATCCCGGAGGGCCGCCCCGTCTCGGTGGAGCGGGAGACGTTCCCCGGGCTGCTCTCGAGCGGCGCGCTCGTGCTCGGGCACGTCGACAGCGCGTACTGGCTCGACCTGGGCACGCCCGCGGCGTTCGTCCAGGGCTCGCGCGACCTCGTGACGGGCCGCATCGCCTCGACGGCCGTGCCCGGGCCGACCGGGGAGAAGCTCGTGCTCCCCGGCGGCGAGGTGGCGATCGACGCCAAGGTGAGCGGCGGCACGACCGTGGGCGCCGGCGCGGTGGTCGGCCGCGGGGCCGTCGTCGAGGGCAGCGTCCTGCTCGACGGCGCGGTCGTCGAGGAGGGCGCCGTCGTCCGCGACTCGGTCGTCGGGGCAGGTGCCTCCATCGGCGCCGGGGCCGTGCTCGAGGGCGTCGTCGTCGGCGAGGCGGCGCGCATCGGCGCCCGCAACGAGCTGCTCACCGGCGTGCGCGTCTGGGCCGGCGCCGAGCTGGCCGAGGGCTCGGTGCGCTTCAGCAGCGACGCGGGCTGA